A single region of the Nicotiana sylvestris chromosome 6, ASM39365v2, whole genome shotgun sequence genome encodes:
- the LOC138870715 gene encoding uncharacterized protein, whose product MALQESMLKQKSQIKWFEEGDKHTKYFHSILREKRRRQQVNRIKNSRGKWIKGDDKIANRAVRHFQNFFNLTPPTINNSILNCIPFCILGDDNSMLSMVPGEVEIKEAVFSLSPHSTAGPDGFNGTFFQSCWNIIERDVTALVKEFFKGKGLKQGDPLFPTLLIIAVEVLSRSLNSLYRNPNFIPFSMPLNVPKINHLAYPDGIIIFCSGSSNSIKLVMNVIDNYERSSGQMVNRDKSYFLTAPNTTATRINGIRKCSGFMDKNFLFTYLGCPLYVDRKKIVFFDNMISKIVKRLNG is encoded by the exons ATGGCTCTTCAAGAATCCATGCTCAAGCAAAAATCTCAAATAAAGTGGTTTGAAGAAGGGGATAAGCATACAAAATACTTCCACTCCATCCTTAGAGAAAAGAGAAGAAGGCAACAAGTTAACCGTATCAAAAATAGTAGAGGAAAATGGATTAAGGGGGATGATAAGATTGCCAACAGAGCTGTGAGACACTTCCAAAATTTCTTTAATCTCACCCCTCCTACTATTAACAATTCTATCCTAAATTGTATTCCTTTTTGTATTTTAGGTGATGACAACAGCATGCTTAGCATGGTGCCAGGGGAAGTTGAAATCAAAGAGGCAGTTTTTAGCCTTAGCCCTCACAGCACAGCAGGACCAGATGGCTTCAATGGCACTTTCTTTCAGAGTTGTTGGAATATAATTGAAAGGGATGTCACTGCTTTAGTGAAAGAATTCTTCAAAGGaaaag GGCTTAAGCAAGGGGACCCTCTCTTCCCTACTCTTTTAATTATTGCTGTTGAAGTATTATCTAGATCTCTCAACTCTTTGTACAGAAACCCTAACTTCATTCCCTTCTCCATGCCCCTAAATGTCCCTAAGATCAACCACCTTGCTTATCCTGATGGCATTATTATCTTCTGTAGTGGTAGTTCTAATTCTATCAAGTTGGTTatgaatgttattgataattatgaAAGAAGTTCTGGTCAAATGGTTAATAGGGATAAAAGTTACTTCTTAACTGCTCCTAATACTACTGCCACTAGAATTAACGGGATTAGGAAATGCTCTGGCTTTATggataaaaattttctttttacttATCTTGGTTGTCCTCTGTATGTGGATAGgaagaaaattgttttttttGATAACATGATTAGCAAAATTGTGAAAAGGCTTAATGGCTAG
- the LOC138870714 gene encoding uncharacterized protein: MEDISNMLAMKRWRRIRSTSSLWATFIRNKYCVRSHFGSKKIAPGNSHAWSHILKMRDIAENHIVWQVNSGSSNFWWDNWSLNGPLEKLFPDNPRNSKLLVREFISDGQWNTNKLKELLPDQLVQQIQIIPIGIKTRKINFFGLSRIMASSQTIVHGISYGDQKNFNKYRLKQQITCSIEAAVNKAYPNSGLKLPWNSFCDTLTRLRPGYKSFVVRWLKPDMGWVMLNTDGSFLQREGKASLGGTVRDEYGDIIMAFSTPATAQNHNIAEAQAALCGLNWCKQNGFSQVILELDSLYIIEILRKDGDTNYKLSHIVNKIKDTINMLNIQIKHCYREANQLADSLAKRAVELQQSSHFESSHQLPRQAKGLYLLDK; the protein is encoded by the exons ATGGAAGACATTAGTAACATGCTAGCTATGAAAAGGTGGAGGAGGATAAGGTCCACATCATCTCTTTGGGCTACTTTCATTAGAAATAAATATTGTGTTAGATCTCATTTTGGCTCTAAAAAGATTGCTCCAGGTAACTCCCATGCTTGGAGTCATATTCTCAAAATGAGAGACATTGCAGAAAATCATATTGTGTGGCAGGTTAACTCTGGCTCTAGTAACTTCTGGTGGGACAATTGGTCCCTTAATGGCCCGCTGGAAAAACTGTTCCCTGATAATCCAAGGAATTCCAAACTTCTGGTAAGGGAATTCATCTCTGATGGTCAATGGAATACAAACAAATTGAAGGAGCTCCTACCAGATCAACTGGTTCAACAAATCCAAATTATTCCTATTGGAATCAAAACAAGGAAGATCAATTTTTTTGGGCTCTCTCGGATAATGGCAAGTTCACAAACAATAGTGCATGGAATCTC GTATGGAGACCAAAAAAATTTCAACAAGTATAGACTTAAGCAACAGATAACTTGTAGCATTGAAGCTGCAGTCAACAAAGCATATCCTAATAGTGGCCTAAAGCTCCCTTGGAATTCTTTCTGTGATACTCTTACAAGGCTTAGACCCGGGTACAAAAGTTTCGTGGTTCGATGGCTTAAGCCAGATATGGGTTGGGTTATGTTAAACACTGATGGGAGCTTTCTTCAGAGGGAAGGAAAAGCAAGTCTAGGAGGCACGGTTAGAGATGAATATGGAGACATTATCATGGCCTTTTCTACTCCAGCGACTGCCCAGAATCATAACATAGCAGAGGCCCAAGCAGCTCTGTGTGGTCTCAATTGGTGCAAACAAAATGGCTTCAGTCAGGTGATTCTTGAATTGGATTCTCTATACATTATAGAGATCCTCCGTAAAGACGGTGACACAAACTATAAACTCAGTCATATTGTGAATAAGATCAAAGACACTATCAACATGCTTAATATTCAGATCAAACATTGCTACCGAGAGGCTAACCAACTGGCTGACAGTTTGGCAAAGAGGGCAGTGGAATTGCAGCAATCATCTCACTTCGAATCGAGCCATCAACTTCCTAGGCAAGCCAAAGGCCTATATTTGCTTGACAAATAG
- the LOC104236667 gene encoding uncharacterized protein, producing the protein MWLQKWSPDFKPEEDLPIVPAWVLLPRLPFHMHDWHYVKQLLSSVRTPLALDAATIGRTRPSMAKIRVEVDLLKTLPQSVFVGQEYEDSPLKGYTQKLEYEGVPKYFKHCRKIGHYIINCRVLEKKKLKIYKKKRKRNKIKVVRIFSKSENKKGARLMKVAMENLQSCQVWKSAKNNNMKNSNRKKSAATSNIKGVRSKKVIHRLKKLININNSQYVAIFEPFVSNDKLEGYRKFLDFQHCCSNNIGQIWYFWNSYNTTTVTAISEQHITIHFQNIFGKDIYIFAVYAKGKSKDRRDLWHSFELDSMVIDTPWCVGGDFNIIMDPNKKLGGQPHRMYRSLEFQTCISNCGLIDMGYNGSNYTWCNNRRSGKKIWKRLDRIFVNDLWDQLFQRTSVSHLARTSSDHRPLLMKNLSATHQYISYFRFLNCWVNIEGFLDIVRESWSTEVSGNPIWILQSKLKALSKRLSQWSRKEIGDINDAVINWEDKL; encoded by the exons ATGTGGCTTCAAAAATGGTCGCCGGATTTTAAACCAGAAGAAGATTTACCTATCGTTCCGGCTTGGGTTCTATTGCCAAGATTACCATTTCATATGCATGATTGGCATTATGTAAAACAACTCCTAAGTTCCGTCAGAACCCCTCTTGCTTTGGACGCTGCCACCATAGGAAGAACTAGGCCAAGTATGGCGAAAATCAGAGTTGAAGTGGACCTTCTAAAGACACTTCCTCAAAGTGTATTTGTTGGCCAAGAATACGAAGACTCCCCTCTCAAAGGTTACACTCAGAAACTGGAATATGAAGGAGTCCCGAAGTATTTCAAGCACTGTAGGAAAATTGGTCACTATATAATCAATTGCAGAGTATTGgagaaaaaaaagttgaaaatttacaagaagaagaggaagagaaacAAAATCAAGGTAGTGAGGATTTTCAGTAAGTCAGAGAACAAGAAGGGAGCAAGGTTGATGAAAGTAGCAATGGAGAATCTCCAAAGCTGCCAAGTCTGGAAATCAGCCAAAAACAACAACATGAAAAACAGCAACAGGAAGAAATCTGCTGCAACATCA AATATTAAGGGAGTTAGATCCAAAAAAGTCATTCACAGGCTAAAGAAACTTATTAACATTAACAACTCTCAATATGTGGCTATCTTTGAACCTTTTGTCTCTAATGATAAATTGGAGGGGTATAGAAAATTCTTGGATTTCCAACATTGTTGCAGCAATAATATTGGCCAAATCTGGTATTTTTGGAACTCCTACAACACTACTACAGTCACTGCCATCAGTGAGCAACATATCACGATccactttcaaaatatttttggtaaggacatatatatttttgctgtTTATGCTAAAGGCAAATCCAAAGATAGAAGGGACTTATGGCATTCTTTTGAGCTAGATAGTATGGTGATTGATACCCCTTGGTGTGTGGGAGGGGACTTCAACATTATCATGGATCCAAATAAAAAATTAGGGGGTCAGCCTCACAGGATGTATAGAAGTCTGGAGTTTCAAACCTGTATCAGCAACTGTGGTCTCATTGACATGGGTTACAATGGTTCTAATTACACTTGGTGCAACAACAGAAGATCTGGGAAGAAAATTTGGAAGAGGCTTGACAGAATTTTTGTAAATGATCTCTGGGATCAATTATTTCAAAGAACCTCTGTTAGCCATCTAGCTAGGACAAGTTCAGATCACAGGCCCCTTCTTATGAAGAACCTGAGTGCAACCCACCAATATATTTCCTATTTTAGATTCCTAAATTGTTGGGTTAATATTGAGGGCTTCCTTGATATAGTGAGGGAATCATGGAGTACTGAAGTGTCTGGGAATCCTATATGGATCCTTCAAAGTAAACTCAAAGCTCTTAGTAAAAGACTTTCCCAATGGTCTAGGAAGGAAATTGGTGATATTAATGATGCTGTTATCAATTGGGAAGATAAACTTTAG